The following coding sequences are from one Bos indicus x Bos taurus breed Angus x Brahman F1 hybrid chromosome 5, Bos_hybrid_MaternalHap_v2.0, whole genome shotgun sequence window:
- the CERK gene encoding ceramide kinase, translated as APPPPPRPGRLQGAANGPAPLGAARAPSPAEQAAPRAPGAMGAAEPLRSVLWVKQQRCAVSLDPARALLRWWRSPGPGAGDPGADACTVPISEIITVEETDVNGKQYSSGKWQKMEKPYAFTVHRVRRARRHRWRWAQVTFWCPEEQLYHLWLQTLRELLETLTSRPKHLLVFINPLGGRGQGKRIYEKKVAPLFTLASITTEIIVTERANHAKESLYELNIDKYDGIVCVGGDGMFSEVLHGLVGRTQRDAGVDQNQPRATLVPSPLRIGIIPAGSTDCVCYSTVGTNDAETSALHIIVGDSLSMDVSAVHHDSTLLRYSVSLLGYGFYGDIIKDSERKRWMGLIRYDFSGLKTFFSHHCYEGTVSFLPAQHTVGSPRDRKPCRAGCPVCRQSRQQLEEEQKRSLYGLDGTEEVEEWKVLCGQFLAINATNMSCACPRSPQGLSPAAHLGDGSSDLILIRKCSRFNFLRFLVRHTNQGDQFDFTFVEVYRVKKFQFVSKPAEEEDSSVLGRGKKRLGPLCSEHATSCCCRSSRSSWNCDGEVLSSPAIEVRVHCQLVRLFARGIEESPKQESRG; from the exons gcgccgccgccgccgccgcgcccggGCCGGCTCCAGGGGGCCGCTAACGGTCCCGCGCCCCTCGGCGCCGCGCGCGCCCCCAGCCCGGCCGAGCAGGCGGCGCCCCGGGCGCCGGGCGCGATGGGGGCGGCGGAGCCGCTGCGCTCGGTGCTCTGGGTGAAGCAGCAGCGCTGCGCCGTGAGCCTGGACCCCGCGCGGGCGCTGCTGCGCTGGTGGCGGAGCCCCGGGCCCGGAGCCGGGGACCCAGGCGCGG ATGCCTGCACGGTGCCTATTTCCGAGATCATCACCGTTGAGGAAACGGACGTTAACGGGAAGCAGTACAGCAGCGGAAAATGGCAGAAAATGGAAAAGCCCTACGCTTTCACAG TGCACCGAGTGCGGAGGGCCCGGCGGCACCGCTGGAGGTGGGCGCAGGTGACGTTCTGGTGCCCGGAGGAGCAGCTGTACCACCTGTGGCTGCAGACCTTGCGGGAGCTGCTGGAAACGCTGA CATCTCGACCGAAGCACTTGCTGGTGTTCATCAACCCGCTCGGAGGGAGAGGACAGGGCAAGCGGATCTACGAGAAGAAAGTGGCCCCGCTCTTCACACTGGCCTCCATCACCACCGAGATCATTG TAACTGAACGTGCCAATCATGCCAAGGAGAGTCTGTATGAGCTCAACATCGATAAGTACGACGG CATCGTGTGCGTGGGCGGAGACGGCATGTTCAGCGAGGTTCTCCACGGCCTGGTGGGCAGGACGCAGAGGGACGCTGGCGTGGACCAGAACCAGCCCCGGGCCACGCTGGTGCCCAGCCCACTGCGCATCGGCATCATTCCCGCGG GGTCGACAGACTGCGTGTGCTACTCGACCGTCGGCACAAACGACGCGGAGACCTCGGCTCTGCACATCATTGTGG GGGACTCGCTGTCCATGGACGTGTCGGCCGTGCACCATGACAGCACGCTCCTGCGGTACTCGGTGTCCCTGCTGGGCTACGGCTTCTACGGCGACATCATCAAGGACAGTGAGAGGAAGCGGTGGATGGGCCTCATCAGATACGACTTCTCAG GGTTGAAGACCTTCTTCTCCCATCACTGCTACGAAGGCACAGTGtccttcctgccagctcagcACACGGTGGGCTCCCCGAGGGACCGGAAACCCTGCCGGGCGGG GTGCCCCGTGTGCAGGCAGAGCAGGCAGCAGCTGGAGGAGGAGCAGAAGCGGTCGCTGTACGGCCTGGACGGCACGG AGGAGGTGGAGGAGTGGAAGGTCCTCTGCGGGCAGTTCCTGGCCATCAACGCCACCAACATGTCCTGCGCCTGTCCCCGGAGCCCCCAAGGCCTCTCCCCGGCCGCCCACCTGGGGGACGGCTCCTCCGACCTCATCCTCATCCGGAAGTGCTCCCGGTTCAACTTCCTGCGCTTTCTGGTCAGGCACACCAACCAGGGCGACCAG TTTGACTTCACCTTCGTGGAGGTCTATCGCGTCAAGAAGTTCCAGTTTGTGTCGAAGCCCGCGGAGGAGGAGGACAGCAGTGTGCTGGGCCGCGGGAAGAAGCGGCTGGGACCGCTGTGCAGCGAGCACgccacctcctgctgctgccgctCCTCCAGGAGCAGCTGGAACTGCGACGGGGAGGTGCTCAGCAGCCCGGCCATCGAGGTCAG